A genomic segment from Roseibium algicola encodes:
- a CDS encoding response regulator, which produces MARILLTEDDEAVRSFVKRALELDGHSVEAAEDGGEAVEVLTREKGSFDLLLSDIKMPVMDGIALALHTARDYPRLPILLMTGFADQRERANGLESLVHDVVTKPFSLADIRKAVRNAISGDLPSETRRYA; this is translated from the coding sequence ATGGCTCGCATTCTTCTTACTGAAGACGATGAAGCTGTCCGCAGCTTCGTAAAGCGTGCCCTGGAGCTTGACGGTCATTCCGTTGAAGCGGCCGAGGATGGCGGCGAAGCCGTCGAGGTTCTGACCCGCGAGAAGGGCAGCTTCGACCTGCTGCTGTCCGACATCAAGATGCCCGTCATGGACGGCATCGCCCTGGCTCTGCATACGGCGCGCGACTATCCACGACTGCCGATCCTCCTCATGACCGGCTTTGCCGACCAGCGTGAACGGGCCAATGGCCTGGAATCCCTGGTCCATGACGTGGTCACCAAGCCGTTTTCGCTGGCCGATATCCGCAAGGCCGTGCGCAACGCCATTTCCGGCGATCTGCCGAGCGAGACCCGCCGCTACGCGTAA